The following are encoded together in the Bradymonas sediminis genome:
- a CDS encoding TIGR00153 family protein: MMVRSILGIFAESPFKPLKELGHKVGECAHEVGPLFDSFFAGDYDAVRSQAEKISQLEYEADKIKDRVRDKLPKSIFLPVDRRDLLAVISSLDAIADCAEDIGILFTLREMELHDQMVEPLKILVPQVLLVVDKAIEIIDQLDALVEVGFKGEQVDKVRKMIDELGRLEHEADLTQDALARTLFSDLGDDIKPGSLFLWNKILNKVGDLANTSEKAGTRVRLFLAK; encoded by the coding sequence ATGATGGTGCGCTCTATTTTGGGCATTTTCGCAGAAAGCCCCTTCAAACCTCTCAAAGAGCTCGGCCATAAGGTCGGTGAGTGCGCCCACGAAGTCGGGCCGCTCTTCGATTCTTTCTTCGCTGGCGACTATGACGCGGTGCGATCGCAGGCCGAAAAGATCAGCCAGCTCGAATACGAAGCCGATAAGATCAAAGACCGCGTGCGCGACAAATTGCCCAAGAGCATTTTTCTGCCCGTCGATCGCCGCGACCTTCTGGCCGTGATCTCCAGCCTCGACGCGATCGCCGACTGCGCCGAAGATATCGGCATCCTCTTCACCCTGCGTGAGATGGAGCTTCACGACCAAATGGTCGAGCCCCTCAAGATCCTGGTGCCCCAGGTCCTGCTGGTCGTAGACAAGGCCATCGAGATCATCGACCAGCTCGACGCCCTGGTCGAAGTTGGCTTTAAAGGCGAGCAGGTCGACAAGGTCCGCAAGATGATCGACGAGCTGGGACGCCTGGAGCACGAAGCCGATCTCACTCAGGATGCCCTGGCGCGCACCTTATTCTCCGATCTGGGCGACGATATCAAACCCGGCAGCCTGTTTTTGTGGAATAAAATTCTCAATAAAGTGGGCGACCTGGCGAATACCTCAGAAAAAGCGGGAACGCGCGTTCGACTTTTCCTCGCAAAATGA
- a CDS encoding SGNH/GDSL hydrolase family protein — protein sequence MLHKCTKMALAPILLVQGRRVKRDTPRLPEAEGAREGRLGKDAPLRVLIVGDSAAAGVGVERQEDALLGQLVEQLGGDFSLEWKLIARSGWTTGALIRAVQKEEDAPFDVVVTSLGVNDVLGDKDPKIWRGRQMELVELLKEKFGPRQIILTSVPPMHLFPVLPQPLRWFLGQSARRLNRVLAEFDEMAGCEVVTVDFPLTADVMAADGFHPGAAGYRIWAEQVADRIRSYGHEVASAESVG from the coding sequence ATGTTGCATAAATGTACGAAGATGGCGCTCGCGCCGATTCTGTTGGTTCAGGGACGCCGGGTGAAGCGGGACACGCCGCGGTTGCCCGAGGCAGAGGGCGCGCGGGAGGGCCGGCTGGGGAAAGACGCGCCGCTGCGGGTGCTGATCGTGGGCGATTCGGCCGCCGCCGGGGTGGGGGTCGAGCGCCAGGAGGACGCCTTGCTGGGGCAATTGGTCGAGCAGTTGGGCGGCGATTTTTCGCTGGAGTGGAAGCTCATCGCGCGCTCGGGTTGGACGACCGGCGCGCTGATACGTGCGGTGCAAAAGGAAGAGGACGCGCCGTTCGACGTGGTGGTGACCTCGCTGGGGGTCAATGATGTGTTGGGGGATAAAGATCCGAAGATCTGGCGAGGGCGCCAGATGGAGTTGGTCGAGCTCTTGAAGGAGAAGTTCGGACCCAGGCAGATCATCTTGACGAGCGTCCCGCCGATGCATCTGTTTCCGGTGCTGCCCCAGCCGTTGCGCTGGTTTTTAGGCCAGAGCGCGCGGCGGCTGAATCGAGTGCTCGCGGAGTTCGATGAGATGGCGGGCTGCGAGGTTGTGACGGTGGACTTTCCGCTGACCGCCGACGTGATGGCCGCCGACGGGTTTCATCCGGGGGCTGCAGGCTATCGGATCTGGGCGGAGCAAGTGGCCGATCGCATCCGAAGCTACGGGCATGAAGTCGCCTCGGCCGAGTCGGTCGGTTGA
- a CDS encoding acyl-CoA dehydrogenase family protein — MKQDTTTSPSPTPSTDAVQPAQAQGREDLKAWEASQPANIYLSDAHFKRLVPLYVTGEAVEKLEADLERFGAQVVSAVDPLVRENNLHQNLPRLERYSGIGERVEKIAHHPTYHEAGRYIYGSGVMSAYAEHPNAVGVLSRFYLSSYNGEAGHNCPLACTAGVIRVLQELAPDALREKYLPGFLNRDYDKHLEGAQFLTEVQGGSDVGQNGTRAERQPDGSYRIWGEKWFCSNIDADVFLMSARPDGAQDGTRGLGLFFVPRELDDGTVNNFTIRRLKDKLGTRSMASGECDFRGARAYHMGASEDGFKNMMTLVINTSRLFNAAGCMGLARRAYITARTYAAHRHAFGQPIINYPLVQETLANLKAEVDACTSGTLHLAWLSDRNERGQAGKDEQQFLRMALNLNKVRTAKSGRWACVEGIEILGGNGAIESFSPLPRLLRDAIVFENWEGTHNTLQMQIMRDMQKYGVHEGFFSYLENRLRDCRASDQTQVETVRDIIGKSKKSLASLATLPPGAATLAMRPQMDRLAWIFYAVTRLWERGQQENAAAVDDASVQQFIAHRLLGEVDYSDSAVLSRLRTLLQDI, encoded by the coding sequence ATGAAACAAGACACCACGACATCGCCTTCACCCACCCCTTCGACCGACGCGGTCCAACCCGCGCAGGCCCAGGGCCGCGAGGACCTCAAAGCATGGGAGGCGTCGCAACCCGCCAATATCTACCTAAGCGACGCGCACTTTAAGCGCCTGGTCCCGCTCTATGTCACCGGCGAGGCTGTGGAAAAACTCGAGGCCGATCTGGAACGCTTCGGGGCCCAGGTCGTCTCCGCGGTCGACCCCTTAGTGCGCGAGAATAACCTGCATCAGAATTTGCCGCGGCTGGAGCGCTATAGCGGCATTGGCGAGCGGGTCGAAAAGATCGCCCACCACCCGACCTATCATGAGGCGGGCCGCTATATTTACGGCTCCGGGGTGATGTCGGCCTACGCCGAACACCCAAACGCGGTCGGCGTCCTCAGCCGCTTCTACCTCTCGAGCTACAACGGCGAAGCGGGGCATAATTGCCCGCTGGCCTGCACCGCCGGCGTGATTCGCGTGCTCCAAGAACTCGCGCCCGATGCGCTTCGCGAGAAATACCTGCCGGGGTTTCTCAACCGCGACTACGACAAGCATCTCGAAGGTGCCCAATTTTTGACCGAAGTTCAGGGCGGCAGCGATGTTGGCCAAAACGGCACCCGCGCCGAGCGCCAGCCCGACGGGTCCTACCGAATCTGGGGCGAAAAATGGTTCTGCTCCAATATCGACGCCGACGTCTTCCTGATGAGCGCACGCCCCGACGGCGCCCAGGACGGCACCCGCGGCCTCGGGCTTTTCTTCGTCCCGCGCGAACTCGACGACGGCACGGTCAACAACTTCACCATCCGCCGCCTCAAGGACAAACTCGGCACCCGGTCGATGGCCTCGGGCGAATGCGATTTTCGCGGCGCCCGCGCCTATCATATGGGGGCGAGCGAAGATGGCTTCAAAAATATGATGACCCTGGTGATCAACACCAGCCGGCTCTTCAACGCCGCGGGGTGCATGGGCCTTGCGCGTCGCGCTTATATCACCGCGCGCACCTACGCCGCGCACCGCCACGCCTTTGGCCAACCGATCATCAATTATCCGCTCGTGCAAGAAACCCTGGCCAACCTCAAAGCCGAAGTCGACGCCTGCACCTCTGGGACGCTTCACCTGGCCTGGCTAAGCGACCGCAATGAACGCGGCCAGGCGGGCAAAGACGAACAGCAATTTCTGCGCATGGCGCTTAACCTCAACAAAGTCCGCACCGCCAAGTCCGGGCGTTGGGCCTGCGTCGAGGGTATCGAGATCCTCGGCGGCAACGGCGCCATCGAGAGCTTTTCACCGCTGCCCCGACTTCTGCGAGACGCCATTGTCTTCGAGAATTGGGAGGGCACCCACAATACCCTGCAAATGCAGATCATGCGCGATATGCAGAAATACGGGGTCCACGAAGGCTTCTTCAGCTATCTTGAGAACCGCCTGCGCGACTGTCGCGCGTCGGACCAAACCCAGGTCGAAACCGTGCGCGATATCATCGGGAAATCGAAAAAGTCGCTCGCAAGCCTTGCGACACTGCCCCCCGGCGCCGCCACCCTCGCCATGCGCCCGCAGATGGACCGTTTGGCCTGGATTTTCTACGCCGTCACCCGCCTCTGGGAGCGCGGACAGCAAGAAAATGCCGCCGCCGTCGACGACGCCTCGGTTCAGCAATTCATCGCCCATCGATTGCTTGGGGAGGTTGACTATTCGGATTCCGCCGTCTTATCCCGGCTTCGAACTCTGCTGCAGGATATCTGA
- a CDS encoding DNA-3-methyladenine glycosylase I, with product MPELTTDIYIATDGTRRCSWCGRSELYQRYHDLEWGQPVGEDRDLFEKICLESFQAGLSWLTILRKREAFRQAFAGFDMKSVAQFGDADVARLMANEGIVRNRQKITAAINNAARALEVVEEFGSLAAYIWQYEPDERTLPKKITRDTIPKTNAEATRLAKDMKKRGFRFVGPVMTYALMESMGLVNNHMQECDFRLKIKRARDAFERPKIRENP from the coding sequence ATGCCCGAACTAACCACCGACATTTATATCGCCACCGACGGCACGCGCCGCTGTAGTTGGTGCGGCCGAAGCGAGCTCTACCAGCGCTACCATGACCTAGAATGGGGCCAACCGGTCGGCGAAGATCGGGACCTCTTTGAGAAGATCTGCCTGGAGAGCTTCCAAGCCGGCTTAAGCTGGCTGACGATCCTTCGAAAACGCGAGGCTTTTCGCCAGGCGTTCGCCGGTTTTGATATGAAAAGCGTGGCCCAATTTGGCGACGCGGACGTCGCCCGCCTCATGGCGAACGAAGGGATTGTGCGCAACCGCCAAAAGATCACCGCCGCGATCAATAACGCCGCGCGCGCCCTCGAGGTCGTCGAAGAGTTCGGCTCACTGGCGGCCTATATCTGGCAATACGAGCCCGACGAGCGCACGCTGCCAAAAAAGATCACCCGCGACACCATCCCGAAGACAAACGCCGAGGCAACGCGCCTGGCTAAGGACATGAAAAAACGCGGCTTTCGCTTCGTCGGCCCCGTGATGACTTACGCCTTGATGGAGTCCATGGGGCTGGTCAATAATCATATGCAAGAGTGCGATTTCCGCCTCAAAATCAAGCGCGCCCGCGATGCATTCGAGCGACCTAAGATTCGTGAGAATCCCTGA
- a CDS encoding two-component system sensor histidine kinase NtrB translates to MPTPTPSQPSAGQPRFAQSPIGQRMRADTLWNYFQHSPMPLKVVSRHEDLVHHNAAFGRLLGYDSPQPIEARRAQDIVFPDDLGRLNQAYEQVFQGHREHAKAEARLMHQDGSLIWVQGLIVAAPTQASKSRENPIYALVICVDISRQKEVEQRIEQSERMRSLGLLASSVAHDFNNILTVLASYAGLLRADLESEECDKALGFLNKIDTAITNGVTLTRQLSDYGCESSAKVIDLNEHLQNTDSMLSGYFDQNFSIHYELAQGPAPIRVAPGKLDQILLNLALNALDAMPDGGEFVIRTRAVELQPGALNAHPSLSAGEYLVLEVCDDGEGIPFETQSQIFDPFFSTKTKAGGSGLGLAIVYSILEQLGGAIYVDSVPQQGTTFRLYFPRAELPAPPRPEQLN, encoded by the coding sequence ATGCCGACACCAACGCCTTCGCAGCCCTCCGCCGGCCAACCCCGGTTCGCCCAAAGCCCGATCGGCCAGCGCATGCGCGCCGACACCCTCTGGAATTATTTCCAACACTCCCCCATGCCACTCAAGGTCGTCAGCCGTCACGAGGATCTTGTGCACCATAACGCGGCGTTTGGCCGCCTGCTGGGCTACGATTCCCCCCAGCCAATCGAAGCGCGCCGGGCCCAAGACATCGTCTTTCCCGACGATCTCGGACGCCTCAACCAGGCCTATGAGCAGGTCTTTCAGGGGCATCGCGAACATGCGAAGGCAGAGGCGCGCTTGATGCATCAAGATGGCTCGCTGATTTGGGTCCAAGGGCTCATCGTCGCCGCTCCAACTCAGGCATCCAAGAGCCGCGAAAACCCGATCTACGCGCTGGTGATCTGCGTCGATATCAGCCGCCAAAAGGAAGTCGAGCAGCGCATCGAGCAATCCGAGCGCATGCGCTCTCTGGGGCTTTTGGCCAGCAGCGTCGCCCACGACTTTAATAATATCCTCACGGTCCTCGCCTCTTATGCCGGGCTGCTGCGCGCCGACCTGGAGAGCGAAGAATGCGACAAGGCCCTGGGCTTCCTCAATAAGATCGACACCGCGATCACCAACGGCGTCACCCTGACCCGCCAGCTCAGCGACTATGGCTGCGAGTCCTCGGCCAAGGTCATCGACCTCAACGAGCACCTTCAAAATACGGACTCGATGTTGAGTGGCTATTTCGACCAGAACTTCTCGATTCACTATGAGCTCGCCCAGGGGCCAGCCCCGATTCGGGTCGCGCCGGGCAAGTTGGACCAGATTCTCCTCAACCTCGCCCTCAACGCCCTCGACGCGATGCCCGACGGCGGCGAGTTCGTGATCCGCACCCGCGCGGTTGAACTCCAGCCGGGCGCCCTCAACGCCCATCCCAGCCTGAGCGCCGGCGAATACCTGGTCCTTGAGGTCTGCGATGACGGAGAGGGAATCCCCTTCGAGACCCAAAGCCAGATCTTCGATCCCTTCTTCAGCACCAAAACAAAGGCCGGCGGCAGTGGGCTGGGGCTGGCGATTGTGTACAGCATCCTCGAGCAGCTCGGCGGCGCCATCTATGTCGACTCCGTGCCCCAACAGGGAACCACGTTTCGCCTCTACTTCCCGCGCGCCGAGTTGCCCGCCCCGCCGCGCCCTGAGCAATTAAATTGA
- a CDS encoding HupE/UreJ family protein, which yields MIDFRFVIRALLLGFFAVVGVGFWTPAQAHQTAMSTLNVEIRPDSREVDMLLAVSAIDLASFMKLTKQSEGVIEPALRAQLEPQFAAYLSPKLRAQNNGENCPASSEGFVQPDKPMAALFYRKTLTCDAPLGEVTLSNRVLLEEREGYTHYGRIQLGEDIHTTVFNPENPNYTVEVLADTQAMAEQSVFEVVSDFMWLGVLHIVLGPDHVLFVLCLLLAAGSFRRLIKVVTCFTLAHSITLVISALDIFSIAPNIVEPLIALSIIWVAVEIFMAEQRSLGAGEDSAKATGFSDAFVAGKHLFLLTFAFGLLHGFGFSYVLRDEVSLPTGALVPALFSFNLGVELGQIAVVCVAFPLILWMRKQRWGGRGVQALSAAVLAVALFWFVTRI from the coding sequence GTGATAGATTTCCGATTCGTTATTCGCGCGTTACTTCTGGGTTTTTTCGCGGTCGTTGGCGTCGGGTTTTGGACGCCCGCGCAGGCGCACCAGACCGCGATGAGTACGCTCAACGTCGAGATTCGCCCGGACTCGCGCGAGGTCGACATGCTCTTGGCCGTGTCGGCCATCGATCTCGCCAGCTTTATGAAGCTCACCAAGCAGAGCGAAGGCGTCATCGAGCCCGCGCTGCGGGCGCAGCTCGAACCCCAATTCGCGGCGTACCTCAGCCCTAAATTACGCGCGCAGAATAACGGTGAGAATTGCCCGGCAAGCTCTGAGGGTTTTGTGCAACCCGACAAGCCTATGGCGGCGCTATTCTACCGAAAAACGCTCACCTGTGACGCTCCGCTTGGGGAAGTAACGCTGAGCAATCGGGTGCTGCTGGAGGAGCGTGAGGGCTATACCCATTATGGGCGAATTCAGCTGGGCGAGGATATTCACACCACCGTCTTTAACCCCGAGAACCCGAACTATACCGTCGAAGTGCTGGCCGACACCCAGGCGATGGCCGAGCAAAGTGTGTTTGAGGTGGTCTCCGATTTCATGTGGTTGGGCGTGCTTCATATCGTGCTGGGCCCGGACCACGTGCTCTTCGTGCTGTGCTTGCTCCTCGCGGCGGGGAGTTTTCGCCGACTGATAAAGGTCGTCACCTGCTTCACACTGGCGCACTCGATCACGTTGGTGATCAGCGCCCTCGATATATTTAGCATCGCGCCAAATATCGTCGAGCCGCTGATCGCGCTGTCGATTATCTGGGTGGCGGTTGAGATATTTATGGCCGAGCAGCGGAGTCTGGGCGCCGGGGAAGATTCGGCCAAGGCCACGGGTTTTAGCGACGCCTTCGTCGCGGGAAAGCACCTATTCTTGCTGACATTTGCCTTCGGGTTATTGCACGGCTTTGGCTTCTCCTATGTGCTGCGCGACGAGGTGAGCCTGCCCACCGGCGCCCTGGTGCCGGCGCTCTTCTCCTTTAACCTGGGCGTCGAGTTGGGGCAGATCGCGGTGGTTTGCGTGGCGTTTCCGCTGATTCTGTGGATGCGCAAGCAGCGCTGGGGCGGGCGCGGGGTGCAGGCGTTGAGCGCTGCGGTCCTTGCGGTGGCGCTCTTCTGGTTCGTGACGCGCATCTGA
- a CDS encoding sigma 54-interacting transcriptional regulator: MSEKNKSWDIETLAQALIEDDSAGKAFVVEGFSAAQMHQAAPSLRAALETHQLPLFVLDPTGAAAGGSSFVGVLLEYVRLAELRGCLSVDARDLFEFITSADKPTESGLFPVIGGSLYNDTLCRLWAALSRDMPAALLVVNARHCSPSELKTLHHLSSFFFTDPIEQLAPELAAEDRGRGRLVYLRDSAGLPTKLGLESAIEIDLTQDAEDAVRAFLADPQVVRRFIQSTGGDPKHLGDLLESLPGDVQNFWLYRYERLDAHSRSLVELLAVASEPLLVEAVHDAMALMQASEFFARTLRQLTKGGFVSRKMGSGVVQIYISNPDFAHAVVDAIELKKRQAMHQALADAVQAREDGEFSGIFLARHYLAAGDKVAGFEHGKRAVKHLIARRSFEEAKDLLDSLIGAASDPDERQIILSQLIEVHSGLGNPRQALVHCASLAELVDTPATTLRLKCQIGRLLIRVSEYDQAAKLFEKVITETSDPEKETYLGEDSQFYNLWAEGQLGKGEALFLQGKHDQAEAHALRVIERIEACGTLSSATTTNQSAVEMALLQARNLSGKVAVMRGACERGRDLFEKNSALAQQLGWDDEVARAQGNLGLIALHERNFNDALERLERSRRMAPSLSAIRRAHIFINLGIVHQRKANYEQALRFYLDGLRASRQESDDAGYALAGNNLITLYQDIGAFERAHSIIEHLQEFESGQKDTGYLGGLRTVVTASVLFDEQRYTEAIDVFSRMSKSSAEHMTSWLPALELKLYLVEAYLKVGQVAQAQQLVDEFEFPAEDTSQSQLVVLHALARAWLALEHGESEQALTICRGMADLARSAGHRRDALRISSVVARALSDLGRTEEARALLERELQWLQQSAQCVPQAHRGEFARVPIHRDLVELLRELDGEIPSEFRVSTRAIAADEFAAGGERAPVDVDVQSPAFRQWRSRYKDIVGETPRIHSLFRIIDRVADSNASVLLLGESGTGKELMAAAVHDHSARKDGAFVKVNCAAFVDDLLLSELFGHVKGAFTGALSDRAGRFELADGGTIFLDEVGDISPKTQVALLRVLQEGCFEKVGSTETQKVDARLVCATNKNLEEMVQRGEFRLDLYYRLKGVVMELPPLRERRADIPRFANHFAHSFARGQQPKRFSPDVLRFLASYSWPGNIRELQNFVGSVLLFVEGDTVEMSHVHEFSDFFAGGEVDAELPEIDYDLELDTYDNVVEAYQDPEEALVEQIIAEGLSLAKIKTRLESESIRRALIETGGNITRAAAMLQMKRPRLSQIVNGTEDLLALKNELVG; this comes from the coding sequence ATGTCCGAAAAGAATAAATCCTGGGATATCGAGACGTTGGCTCAAGCGCTGATTGAGGACGATTCAGCCGGCAAGGCGTTTGTCGTGGAGGGGTTTAGCGCGGCGCAGATGCATCAGGCGGCCCCGTCTCTTCGGGCGGCGCTGGAGACCCATCAGCTCCCGCTATTCGTGCTCGACCCGACCGGGGCCGCCGCTGGCGGCAGCTCGTTTGTCGGAGTTCTGCTCGAGTATGTGCGCCTGGCCGAGCTGCGCGGGTGCCTGTCGGTGGACGCGCGTGACCTCTTCGAATTTATCACCTCGGCCGACAAGCCTACCGAGAGCGGTCTATTTCCGGTCATCGGCGGCAGCCTCTATAATGACACCCTCTGCCGATTGTGGGCCGCGCTGTCGCGCGATATGCCGGCCGCGCTCCTGGTGGTCAACGCCCGCCATTGCTCGCCGAGCGAGCTCAAAACTTTGCACCATCTGTCGAGCTTCTTCTTCACCGATCCCATCGAGCAGTTGGCCCCGGAGTTGGCGGCCGAAGATCGCGGGCGCGGGCGCCTGGTCTATTTGCGCGACAGCGCGGGGCTTCCAACCAAGCTGGGGCTTGAGTCGGCCATTGAGATCGACCTGACACAGGACGCCGAAGACGCGGTACGCGCGTTTTTGGCCGACCCCCAGGTGGTGCGGCGTTTTATTCAGTCGACCGGCGGTGACCCGAAGCACCTGGGCGACTTGCTCGAGAGTTTGCCCGGAGACGTCCAGAACTTTTGGCTCTATCGCTACGAGCGCCTCGACGCGCATTCGAGGTCGCTTGTCGAACTCTTAGCGGTTGCCAGCGAGCCGCTCTTGGTGGAGGCGGTGCACGACGCGATGGCGTTGATGCAGGCTTCCGAGTTTTTCGCGCGCACCCTTCGCCAGTTGACGAAGGGTGGCTTTGTGAGCCGAAAAATGGGCTCGGGCGTGGTGCAGATCTATATCTCGAACCCCGATTTTGCCCACGCCGTGGTCGACGCGATTGAGCTCAAAAAACGCCAGGCGATGCACCAGGCGCTGGCCGATGCGGTCCAGGCACGCGAGGACGGGGAATTCTCCGGGATTTTCTTGGCGCGTCATTATCTGGCCGCCGGCGACAAGGTTGCCGGGTTTGAGCACGGCAAGCGCGCGGTCAAGCATCTGATCGCGCGGCGCAGCTTCGAAGAGGCCAAGGACCTGCTTGATTCGCTTATCGGGGCCGCCTCGGATCCCGACGAGCGTCAGATCATCCTGTCTCAGTTGATCGAAGTGCATAGCGGCCTGGGCAATCCGCGCCAGGCGTTGGTGCATTGCGCAAGCCTGGCCGAATTGGTGGACACCCCGGCGACGACGCTGCGGTTAAAGTGCCAGATTGGGCGCCTGCTCATTCGGGTTAGCGAATATGACCAGGCGGCGAAACTCTTTGAGAAGGTGATCACCGAGACGAGCGACCCGGAGAAAGAGACTTATTTGGGAGAAGACTCTCAATTCTATAACCTCTGGGCCGAAGGGCAGCTGGGCAAGGGTGAGGCGCTATTTCTGCAGGGCAAGCATGACCAGGCAGAGGCGCACGCGCTCCGAGTGATTGAGAGGATTGAAGCGTGCGGAACGCTGTCGAGCGCGACCACGACCAATCAGTCCGCCGTTGAGATGGCCTTATTGCAGGCGCGCAACCTTAGCGGAAAGGTTGCCGTGATGCGCGGGGCGTGTGAGCGCGGGCGCGATTTATTCGAAAAGAATAGCGCGTTGGCCCAACAATTAGGTTGGGACGATGAGGTGGCGCGGGCGCAGGGTAACCTGGGGCTCATCGCCCTGCATGAGAGGAATTTCAACGACGCGCTGGAGCGCCTGGAGCGCTCTCGGCGCATGGCCCCCTCGCTGTCGGCGATCCGCCGAGCCCATATTTTCATCAACCTTGGCATCGTTCATCAGCGCAAGGCGAATTACGAGCAAGCGCTGCGCTTTTATTTGGACGGACTCCGCGCCTCTCGCCAGGAGAGCGACGACGCCGGGTATGCGTTGGCCGGCAATAACCTCATCACCCTCTATCAGGATATCGGGGCTTTCGAGCGCGCGCACTCGATCATCGAGCATCTTCAGGAGTTTGAGTCCGGCCAGAAAGACACCGGTTATCTGGGAGGGTTGCGTACGGTCGTAACCGCCAGCGTGCTATTTGATGAGCAACGCTATACCGAGGCCATCGACGTCTTCTCGCGCATGAGCAAATCGTCCGCCGAGCATATGACCTCGTGGCTGCCGGCGCTTGAGTTGAAGTTATACCTGGTCGAGGCGTACCTGAAGGTGGGCCAGGTAGCGCAGGCGCAGCAACTCGTGGATGAGTTCGAGTTTCCCGCCGAAGACACCTCGCAGTCGCAGCTGGTCGTGTTGCACGCGCTGGCGCGCGCCTGGTTGGCGCTCGAGCACGGAGAGAGCGAGCAGGCGCTGACCATTTGTCGGGGGATGGCCGATTTGGCCCGCTCGGCCGGGCATCGTCGGGACGCGTTGCGCATCTCCAGCGTGGTCGCGCGTGCGCTGAGCGATCTGGGGCGCACCGAGGAAGCGCGCGCGTTGTTGGAGCGAGAGCTTCAGTGGCTGCAGCAGAGCGCGCAGTGTGTGCCGCAAGCGCATCGTGGGGAGTTTGCCCGGGTGCCGATTCACCGCGACCTCGTGGAGCTTTTGCGCGAACTTGACGGCGAAATCCCCAGCGAGTTTCGTGTCTCAACGCGCGCCATCGCCGCCGATGAATTTGCGGCCGGTGGCGAGCGCGCGCCGGTGGACGTTGACGTGCAGAGCCCTGCGTTTCGTCAATGGCGAAGTCGCTACAAAGATATCGTCGGGGAGACGCCGCGGATTCACTCGCTCTTTCGTATCATCGACCGCGTGGCGGACAGCAACGCGTCGGTGCTGCTGCTGGGAGAATCCGGCACGGGTAAGGAGTTGATGGCGGCGGCGGTGCATGACCATAGCGCGCGCAAAGACGGCGCGTTCGTCAAGGTGAATTGCGCGGCTTTCGTCGATGACCTGCTGCTCAGCGAACTCTTCGGTCACGTCAAAGGCGCGTTTACCGGCGCGCTGAGCGACCGGGCAGGGCGCTTTGAGCTGGCCGACGGCGGCACCATCTTTCTCGACGAGGTTGGCGATATCTCGCCAAAAACCCAGGTCGCCCTGCTTCGCGTTCTGCAGGAGGGCTGCTTTGAGAAGGTCGGGTCGACCGAAACCCAAAAGGTCGACGCGCGACTGGTCTGCGCGACCAATAAGAATCTCGAAGAGATGGTCCAGCGCGGGGAGTTCCGCCTCGACCTGTATTATCGCCTCAAAGGTGTCGTCATGGAGTTGCCGCCGCTGCGTGAGCGGCGCGCGGATATTCCCAGGTTCGCCAACCACTTCGCCCATAGCTTCGCGCGCGGGCAACAGCCCAAGCGCTTCTCGCCGGATGTGCTGCGCTTTCTCGCCTCGTATAGCTGGCCTGGCAATATTCGGGAGCTGCAGAATTTTGTGGGCAGCGTGTTGCTCTTCGTCGAGGGCGATACCGTCGAGATGTCGCATGTCCATGAGTTTAGCGACTTCTTTGCCGGCGGTGAGGTGGATGCAGAATTGCCCGAGATCGACTATGATCTCGAATTAGACACGTATGACAATGTTGTGGAGGCATATCAGGACCCCGAAGAGGCTCTGGTCGAGCAGATCATCGCCGAGGGCCTGTCGTTGGCGAAGATCAAGACGCGTCTGGAGTCTGAGTCAATCCGGCGCGCGCTTATCGAGACGGGCGGCAACATCACTCGAGCGGCTGCGATGTTGCAGATGAAGCGGCCGCGTCTGAGTCAAATTGTAAACGGCACCGAAGATCTGTTAGCGTTGAAAAATGAACTTGTTGGATAA